GCCTCGCTACGCTGCTCGCCGCGCGCCTCCTGCTCGGTTTCGGTGAGGGCGCAACGTTTCCCGCCTCGACTTCGGCCATGTCGCGCTGGGTCGCAAAGGAGCGGCGCGGCTTCGCGCAGGGCATCACGCACTCCGCGTCGCGCATCGGCAATGCCGTGGCGCCCGCAGTCGTAGTGCTGGTGATGGCGCGCTATGGCTGGCGCGAATCGTTCTATGTATGCGGCGCGCTTAGCCTGCTGTGGGTGGTGGTGTGGGCGTTCACGTTCACCGAGCACCCGAAGGATCACCCACGCATTACCGAGGCCGAACTCGCCATTCTGCCGCCGCCCAAGCCGCGCGCGACCGGCCTGCCATGGATGGCGCTATTCAAGCGCATGATTCCGGTGACGATCGTCTACTTCTGCTACGGCTGGACGCTGTGGCTTTTCCTTAGCTGGATTCCACAATACTTCCTGCACAACTATCACCTGCAATTGGGCAAGTCGGCGATCTTCGCCTCGGTGGTGTTTCTCGCCGGTGTGGTGGGCGACACGCTCGGCGGCCTCGTGACCGACTGGCTCCTCAAGCGCACGGGCAACCTCAAGCGCGCGCGCAGCTGGATGGTCTCGGTGTGCATGCTCATCACGTTGATCGTTTTGGTGCCGCTGATGTTCGTGCACGATCCCGTCATTTCGATGACCTGCCTCGCGGCGGGCTTCTTCTTCGCCGAAATGACGATCGGCCCGATGTGGGCGATTCCCATGGACATCGCTCCGGAATTCTCGGGCACGGCGAGCGGCATGATGAACACGGGCTCGGCGTTGGCCGCGATCATCTCGCCCGTGGTGGGCGGTTTTCTGATCGACCGCTTCGGCAACTGGGATCTGCCGTTTGTGGGCAGCATGGTGCTGATGGGGTGCGGTGTGATTCTCGCGTTTCGCATGCAGCCCGAAAGCCGCTTCGAGCTTGGTAAGCAGACCGAAGAACCAGCGGGTTCTCATCAGGGAGTGTGAACGGCAATGGAAGGCGCACGCACCTCAGGCATGCTGGTCAAGCCGATTCATCTGGTTCCCTCGAGCGCGGGCCATGGCTCGCCGCTCGCGCGCCGCCTGCGGGAAGCCGTGCGCGGCGATGTGTTTTTCGACGCCGCGAGCCGCGGCCGTTACGCAACCGACGCTTCGATCTACCAGATCATGCCCATCGGCGTGGTGGTGCCGCGTGATCAGGACGATTTGCGTGCGGCGCTGGAAGTGGCGCGCGTCGAGCACGCTCCCGTGCTGGCGCGTGGCGCGGGGACGAGCCAATGCGGCCAGACGGTCGGCGAAGCGCTCATCATCGACACGTCGAAGTGGCTCAACAACATTGTCGATTTCGATGCCGATGCGCGTACGGTGACGGTCGAGCCCGGCGTCGTGCTCGATCATCTGAACGCGTGGCTCAAGCCGCACGGGCTGTGGTTTCCCGTGGACGTTTCGACGGCCGCGCAGTGCACGATCGGCGGTATGGCGGGCAACAATTCGTGCGGCTCGCGCTCGATCGAATACGGCAACATGGTGCACAACGTGCTCGGCATCGACGCGATTCTCGCGGACGGCAGCGAGGCCCGCTTCCACTCGCTGAACATGCCGCAAGAAGGCGCGCGCCTTGCGGCGCTGCTCGAAGGGGTGCAACGCATCGCCACGCGCGAGCGCGGCGAGATCGCCGAACGCATGCCGAAGGTGTTGCGCCGCGTGGCCGGCTACAACATCGACCTGTTCGACTGCCAGAACCCGCTCGCTTATACCGACGACGGCGTGGCGAATCTCGCGCATCTGCTCGTGGGCTCCGAAGGCACGCTCGCATTCAGCCGGCAGATCACGCTGAAGCTCGCGCCGCTGCCTGTGCATAAAACGCTGGGCGTGGTGAGCTTTCCGACCTTCCGGCAGGCAATGGACTCGGCGCAGCACATCGTCGAGCTCAAGCCGACTGCGGTGGAGCTGGTCGATCGCACGATGATCGAACTCGCGCTTGGCAACCCCGGCTTCAAGCCGGTGATCGAAAAGGCGCTGGTGGGCAGGCCCGATGCGATCCTGCTGGTCGAATTCGCCGGCGATCAGCGCGATGAGCAGGTGCGCCGCCTCGGTGGTCTGGTCGAACTGATGGGCGACCTCGGCCTGCCGGACTCGGTCGTGAAGATGACCGACGCGAACGAGCAAAAGGCGCTGTGGGAAGTGCGCAAGGCAGGGCTGAACATCATGATGAGCATGAAGGGCGACGGCAAGCCCGTCTCGTTCATCGAAGACTGTGCCGTGCCGCTCGAACATCTCGCGGAGTACACGAGCCGCCTGACCGAAATCTTCCATCGGCACGGCACCGAAGGCACGTGGTACGCGCACGCGAGCGTCGGCACGCTGCACGTGCGCCCGATACTCGATATGCGCCGCGACGGTGCGGCGAAAATGCGCGCGATAGGGGAACAGGCCGCGGAACTCGTACGCGAATACAAGGGCGCGTTTTCGGGCGAACACGGCGACGGTTTGTGTCGTGGCGAATGGATTGCCTGGCAGTACGGACCGAAGATCAACCAGGCGTTCATGGAGATCAAGCAGCTGTTCGACCCGGAAAACCGCTTCAATCCCGACAAGATCGTGCGCCCGCCGAAAATGGACGACACGAAGCTGTTTCGCTTCGCGCCGGGATATCGCGAGCGCCAGATGCGGCCGATGCTCGACTGGTCGGCGTGGGACGTGGAGCGCGATCCGCTAACGGGTGCCGAAACGCCGCCCGGCAGCGGCGACGACCTGACCGGTGGCCTCGCGAAGGCCGTGGAGATGTGCAACAACAACGGCCACTGCCGCAAGTTCGACGCTGGCACGATGTGCCCGAGCTATCGCGTGACGAAAGACGAGAAGCACGTGACACGCGGCCGCGCGAACACGTTGCGGCTTGCGATTTCGGGGCAGTTGGGCGAGGACGGACTCGCGAGCGACGAGGTCAAGGACACACTCGACCTGTGCGTGTCGTGCAAGGGTTGCAAGCGCGACTGCCCGACCGGCGTGGACATGGCCAAGCTGAAGATCGAGGCGCGCGCGGCGTGGAATGCGAAGCACGGTTTGAAGCTGCGCGAGAAGATGATCGCGTTCTTGCCGCGTTATGCGCGCAGTGCTGCGAAAGCGGGCAGCTTTGCGGCGGCTGGCGAGCGCATCCCTTTGGTCAACGCGTGGGTGAAGCGCGCGCTCGGACTTGCGCCGCAACGCTCGTTGCCGCAATTCCGGCAGTCGTTCCTTGCGGAGGTTGCGGCCACACAGCCGAATGCAGCAGCGGCCACCAAAGAGGTCGTGCTGTTCGTCGATACCTTCAACGACAACTTCGAGCCTGAAAACGCGCGCGCCGCGAAACGCGTGCTCGAAGCGGCCGGCTATTTCGTGCACTTCAACGTGCGCGGCGACGAACGTCCGCTGTGCTGCGGCCGCACGTTCCTCGCGGCGGGCCTGGTGGAAGAAGCGAAGCGCGAGGCGCGTCGGCTACTCGATACGCTCATGCCGTTCGTCGCGCGCGGCGTTTCGATCGTCGGCCTCGAACCCTCGTGCCTGCTCTCGATGCGCGACGAGTTCCTGCAATATGGCTTCGGCGACGAGGCCCGCGAACTCTCGGCGGCGGCATGCCTGTTCGAAGAATTCCTCGTGCGCGAGAAAGGCGCAGGACGATTCGACCTGGCCTTGCACCCGCTCGACGCGCCGCGTGCGTGGGTGCACGGCCACTGTCATCAGAAAGCGTTCGACGCCTTCCGGCCCGTGCTCACGGTGCTGGGCTGGATTCCGGGGCTGGACGTGAAGCCGATCGAATCGTCGTGCTGCGGGATGGCGGGGAGCTTCGGCTACGAAGCGGAGCACTACGAAGCCTCGATGGCGATGGCCGAGCTTTCGCTGTTGCCCGCCGTGCGTCAGGCGGATCGCGCCGATCTCGTCGTGGCGGATGGCACGAGTTGCCGCCACCAGATCCACGACGGCGCAAACGCCACGGCGCTGCACGTGGCGAGGGTGCTCGAAATGGCGATGCGCTGATGCGCTCTTTAACGCGCTATCGGGCGCATACGGCATCCACGGCGTGCAGCATCTTGCCGAAGAACGCATCCGCGAATTGTGAATCGAGCCAGCGCACGATCAGCGCGATCTTGCGTTCGGGCTCGATCCACATGAACGAACTGCCTGCGCCCACGCCAAAATAGCTCGATGCGGGCACGCTCGGGAACATGCGACGCTCTGAATTGAGCCAGACCAGAAAGCCGTAGAACGGCGCGAGCGGGCAGGGCGCGCGCATGCGCGCGATCCATTCGCTCGAGAGCACGCGGCGGCCCG
This genomic window from Paraburkholderia acidiphila contains:
- a CDS encoding MFS transporter, whose protein sequence is MKRYRLTSASSIVLIMLCIMYFITYLDRVNVSTAAAGFGKEFQLSHTEVGLVFSAFAYPYLLFQIIGGWVSDRFGARRTLLFCGAVWGVATVLTGMAGGLATLLAARLLLGFGEGATFPASTSAMSRWVAKERRGFAQGITHSASRIGNAVAPAVVVLVMARYGWRESFYVCGALSLLWVVVWAFTFTEHPKDHPRITEAELAILPPPKPRATGLPWMALFKRMIPVTIVYFCYGWTLWLFLSWIPQYFLHNYHLQLGKSAIFASVVFLAGVVGDTLGGLVTDWLLKRTGNLKRARSWMVSVCMLITLIVLVPLMFVHDPVISMTCLAAGFFFAEMTIGPMWAIPMDIAPEFSGTASGMMNTGSALAAIISPVVGGFLIDRFGNWDLPFVGSMVLMGCGVILAFRMQPESRFELGKQTEEPAGSHQGV
- a CDS encoding FAD-binding and (Fe-S)-binding domain-containing protein, whose product is MEGARTSGMLVKPIHLVPSSAGHGSPLARRLREAVRGDVFFDAASRGRYATDASIYQIMPIGVVVPRDQDDLRAALEVARVEHAPVLARGAGTSQCGQTVGEALIIDTSKWLNNIVDFDADARTVTVEPGVVLDHLNAWLKPHGLWFPVDVSTAAQCTIGGMAGNNSCGSRSIEYGNMVHNVLGIDAILADGSEARFHSLNMPQEGARLAALLEGVQRIATRERGEIAERMPKVLRRVAGYNIDLFDCQNPLAYTDDGVANLAHLLVGSEGTLAFSRQITLKLAPLPVHKTLGVVSFPTFRQAMDSAQHIVELKPTAVELVDRTMIELALGNPGFKPVIEKALVGRPDAILLVEFAGDQRDEQVRRLGGLVELMGDLGLPDSVVKMTDANEQKALWEVRKAGLNIMMSMKGDGKPVSFIEDCAVPLEHLAEYTSRLTEIFHRHGTEGTWYAHASVGTLHVRPILDMRRDGAAKMRAIGEQAAELVREYKGAFSGEHGDGLCRGEWIAWQYGPKINQAFMEIKQLFDPENRFNPDKIVRPPKMDDTKLFRFAPGYRERQMRPMLDWSAWDVERDPLTGAETPPGSGDDLTGGLAKAVEMCNNNGHCRKFDAGTMCPSYRVTKDEKHVTRGRANTLRLAISGQLGEDGLASDEVKDTLDLCVSCKGCKRDCPTGVDMAKLKIEARAAWNAKHGLKLREKMIAFLPRYARSAAKAGSFAAAGERIPLVNAWVKRALGLAPQRSLPQFRQSFLAEVAATQPNAAAATKEVVLFVDTFNDNFEPENARAAKRVLEAAGYFVHFNVRGDERPLCCGRTFLAAGLVEEAKREARRLLDTLMPFVARGVSIVGLEPSCLLSMRDEFLQYGFGDEARELSAAACLFEEFLVREKGAGRFDLALHPLDAPRAWVHGHCHQKAFDAFRPVLTVLGWIPGLDVKPIESSCCGMAGSFGYEAEHYEASMAMAELSLLPAVRQADRADLVVADGTSCRHQIHDGANATALHVARVLEMAMR